A window of Ruminococcus champanellensis 18P13 = JCM 17042 contains these coding sequences:
- a CDS encoding AbrB/MazE/SpoVT family DNA-binding domain-containing protein, producing the protein MKSTGIVRKVDELGRVVIPKELRNTLGIAERDPLEIYVEGSRIILQKYETSCVFCSERTDEMFMGKYVCEECREKLADTIDD; encoded by the coding sequence TGTAAGAAAAGTTGACGAGCTCGGCCGTGTGGTTATCCCCAAGGAACTGAGAAACACACTGGGTATTGCAGAGCGGGATCCCCTTGAAATCTATGTAGAGGGCAGCCGTATTATTCTGCAGAAGTATGAGACCAGCTGTGTATTCTGCAGCGAGCGTACCGATGAAATGTTCATGGGCAAGTACGTTTGCGAAGAGTGCCGGGAGAAGTTGGCTGACACCATCGACGACTAA
- a CDS encoding ATP synthase alpha/beta family, nucleotide-binding domain: MQQSYFLGGVTAGGFRTRFSEQIQQPGFYTYILKGGPGTGKSTLMKRVAAAFDGEPISLYHCSSDESSLDAVVLEDRGVVIVDGTAPHVFEAKYPLVSQELVNLGACLDKKKMQDAGEEVRQAADENAQWHQRARQYVQAVTALHQDLTALGNHALLHQKLTGFGERLAKRTLPKARGAAGSISYRQLSALTASGYVTQSLPPDYQITELLDPLYTASDTLLRQLAAQACKRGLHVIASENMLFPEPMLEAVLLPELKLVFSARTPIRQEETPNAVHMHMTRFYHKELLAQRKQRITFDRKAALALAEEASSAIANALTVHDRLESHYIDALDFDQVSRIAEDLIAQIRARS, encoded by the coding sequence ATGCAGCAGTCTTATTTTCTCGGCGGAGTCACCGCCGGCGGATTCCGCACCAGATTTTCCGAACAGATCCAGCAGCCCGGCTTCTACACCTACATACTCAAGGGTGGACCGGGAACCGGAAAATCCACGCTGATGAAGCGTGTGGCAGCAGCCTTTGACGGGGAGCCGATTTCCCTGTATCACTGCTCCTCGGACGAAAGCTCTCTGGATGCAGTGGTGCTGGAGGATCGGGGCGTGGTGATCGTGGACGGCACAGCGCCCCATGTGTTTGAGGCAAAGTATCCTCTGGTGTCCCAGGAGCTTGTGAATCTGGGAGCATGCCTGGACAAGAAAAAAATGCAGGATGCGGGAGAGGAAGTCCGACAGGCGGCGGATGAAAACGCACAGTGGCATCAGCGTGCCCGGCAGTATGTGCAGGCAGTCACCGCCCTGCATCAGGATCTGACAGCGCTGGGGAATCACGCCCTTTTGCATCAGAAGCTGACAGGGTTCGGAGAACGACTTGCCAAGCGGACACTGCCAAAAGCCAGGGGCGCCGCCGGCAGCATTTCCTACCGACAGCTTTCCGCCCTCACCGCCTCCGGTTATGTGACCCAGTCCCTGCCCCCGGACTATCAGATCACGGAGCTGCTGGATCCCCTGTATACAGCCAGTGATACCCTGCTGCGGCAGCTGGCGGCTCAGGCATGCAAACGTGGGCTGCATGTAATCGCTTCGGAAAACATGCTCTTTCCGGAGCCTATGCTGGAGGCTGTGCTTTTGCCGGAGCTGAAGCTGGTATTCTCTGCCCGAACGCCCATCCGGCAGGAGGAGACACCCAACGCAGTCCACATGCACATGACCCGGTTCTACCACAAAGAACTGCTTGCCCAGCGAAAGCAGCGGATCACCTTCGACCGGAAGGCGGCTCTTGCCCTGGCAGAGGAGGCATCCAGCGCCATTGCCAATGCCCTTACAGTGCACGACCGACTGGAGTCCCATTATATTGACGCTCTGGATTTTGACCAGGTCAGCCGGATTGCAGAGGATCTGATTGCGCAGATCCGGGCACGGAGCTGA
- a CDS encoding GNAT family N-acetyltransferase: protein MEYTFEKMPAAEQIQQLFAAVNWESAQYPQALVHGIANAQSLLTVWDDTQLAGLMTAISDGSMNVFFPYLLIDPKYQGAGIGKEMACRMLDKYAHIYRKILVCDGNKAGFYEKCGMECRTDQRPMLRIDPPVFPTVQ from the coding sequence ATGGAGTACACGTTTGAGAAAATGCCGGCAGCAGAACAGATCCAGCAGCTTTTTGCCGCTGTCAACTGGGAATCCGCCCAGTATCCCCAGGCGCTGGTGCATGGGATTGCCAACGCCCAGTCCCTGCTGACAGTATGGGATGACACACAGCTGGCAGGACTGATGACTGCCATATCCGACGGCAGCATGAACGTATTCTTCCCCTATCTGCTGATCGATCCCAAGTATCAGGGGGCGGGCATTGGCAAGGAAATGGCGTGCCGGATGCTGGACAAATACGCCCACATCTACCGGAAGATCCTGGTGTGCGATGGGAACAAAGCCGGATTCTACGAAAAGTGCGGAATGGAATGTCGCACCGATCAGCGCCCTATGCTCCGGATCGATCCACCGGTTTTTCCGACTGTTCAGTGA
- the dtd gene encoding D-aminoacyl-tRNA deacylase — translation MRAVIQRVQHASVSVDGTVRGAIGKGYLVLLGVGAEDDESHMRKVADKMLQLRIFEDENGKINRSLDQVHGELLVISQFTLYADCRKGNRPNFLQAAKPELAEQLYEAFLAYCRSRVEKVESGVFGADMKVSLCNDGPFTIVLDSNN, via the coding sequence ATGCGTGCAGTGATTCAGCGTGTACAGCATGCAAGCGTGAGTGTGGATGGAACCGTGCGTGGCGCCATCGGGAAAGGCTATCTGGTGCTGCTGGGGGTCGGTGCAGAGGATGACGAAAGTCATATGCGGAAGGTGGCGGATAAGATGCTCCAGCTGCGAATTTTTGAGGACGAAAACGGGAAGATCAACCGCTCCCTGGATCAGGTGCATGGAGAATTACTGGTGATCTCCCAGTTTACTTTGTATGCGGACTGCCGGAAGGGCAACCGGCCGAACTTCCTCCAGGCAGCCAAACCGGAACTGGCAGAGCAGTTGTATGAAGCCTTTCTGGCGTACTGCCGCAGCCGGGTGGAAAAAGTGGAATCCGGCGTATTCGGGGCGGATATGAAGGTATCCCTTTGCAATGACGGTCCATTCACCATTGTGCTGGATTCGAATAATTAA
- a CDS encoding peptidoglycan D,D-transpeptidase FtsI family protein, translated as MDLEKIRRRMLWVGVILLLLYAGLYIRLALVQRDPKVQTAAGRQGTYTLRVGSTYGNIYDRNLEPLTNRDTEYLAAVIPTDQTAAVLKGHVPEGYDLAEQLRAGKPFVCPVDSEEISGEDVLVFSVPVRYGESRLAQHLMGYALEGEGVCGLESAYQQLLRQDTGTNQVVYQVNGQGELLAGSPAKVTPAEPVKTGVVTTLDRDIQQICEDAAQQMERGAVVVMDVHSGDILAMVSRPDFDPAALGEALRSEGSPFVNRALNAYSVGSIFKLAIAASAIQNGISPGYSYQCTGMTQIYGQIFRCHRHSGHGIQNMIDATANSCNTYFISLVQQLSVKQMLETVSALGFGRETILCSSLVSAPGQVQTARQLSVPAELANFSFGQGKLTATPLQICMMTCAIAGDGSLPVARLVQGWTADGETCTQLNGERRGLALPADTARQVRLLMEAAVDGNPDSLARPDNTRAAGKTSTAQTGQYDADGVECCHAWITGYFPLKTPEYAVTVFVENGGSGNTAAAPIFRRIAEGITENITKNG; from the coding sequence ATGGATTTGGAAAAGATCCGCCGCCGGATGCTTTGGGTGGGTGTGATACTGCTGCTGTTGTATGCAGGGCTGTATATCCGTCTGGCACTGGTGCAGCGGGATCCAAAGGTGCAGACAGCCGCCGGACGGCAGGGTACGTATACCCTCCGGGTGGGCAGTACCTATGGGAATATTTACGACCGGAATCTGGAGCCGCTGACCAACCGGGATACGGAATACCTGGCGGCAGTGATCCCCACGGATCAGACTGCTGCCGTTCTGAAGGGGCATGTGCCGGAGGGGTATGACCTGGCGGAACAGCTCCGGGCGGGGAAGCCCTTTGTGTGTCCGGTGGATTCGGAGGAGATATCCGGTGAGGATGTGCTTGTATTTTCTGTGCCGGTGCGGTACGGGGAAAGCCGCCTTGCCCAGCATCTGATGGGATATGCCCTGGAAGGGGAGGGGGTATGCGGACTGGAGTCTGCATACCAGCAGCTGCTTCGGCAGGATACCGGCACCAACCAGGTGGTGTATCAGGTGAACGGACAAGGTGAGCTGCTTGCAGGAAGTCCTGCGAAGGTGACGCCGGCAGAGCCGGTGAAAACCGGGGTGGTGACCACCCTGGACAGGGATATTCAGCAGATATGCGAGGATGCGGCGCAGCAGATGGAGCGGGGCGCTGTGGTGGTAATGGATGTACACAGCGGGGATATCCTCGCCATGGTAAGCAGACCGGATTTTGACCCGGCAGCGTTAGGGGAAGCCCTTCGGTCAGAAGGTTCCCCTTTTGTAAACCGTGCGCTGAACGCATACAGCGTTGGCTCTATTTTCAAGCTCGCCATTGCTGCTTCTGCGATCCAGAATGGTATTTCTCCGGGCTACAGCTATCAGTGTACCGGCATGACCCAGATCTATGGTCAGATATTTCGCTGTCATCGGCATAGCGGCCACGGTATTCAGAATATGATCGATGCCACCGCCAATTCCTGCAACACCTATTTTATTTCCCTGGTGCAGCAGCTGTCGGTGAAGCAGATGCTGGAAACAGTATCCGCCCTGGGCTTCGGCAGGGAGACCATCCTCTGCTCCTCCCTGGTATCTGCTCCGGGACAGGTACAGACTGCTCGTCAGCTTTCTGTTCCGGCGGAGCTTGCAAATTTCTCCTTTGGTCAGGGGAAGCTGACCGCCACCCCGCTGCAGATCTGCATGATGACCTGTGCCATTGCCGGGGATGGCTCTCTGCCGGTGGCAAGACTGGTGCAGGGCTGGACAGCGGATGGAGAAACCTGCACCCAGCTGAACGGGGAGCGTCGGGGGCTGGCATTGCCGGCGGATACTGCCCGACAGGTGCGGCTTCTGATGGAGGCGGCAGTGGACGGCAATCCGGATTCCCTTGCCCGGCCGGACAATACCCGGGCGGCGGGAAAGACCTCTACTGCCCAGACCGGTCAGTATGATGCAGACGGGGTGGAATGCTGTCACGCCTGGATCACCGGGTATTTTCCCTTAAAGACGCCGGAGTATGCAGTAACGGTCTTTGTGGAAAACGGGGGCAGCGGTAATACGGCGGCGGCACCGATTTTTCGCCGGATCGCAGAGGGGATTACGGAAAATATCACAAAAAACGGTTGA
- the alaS gene encoding alanine--tRNA ligase — protein sequence MQWQGLNELREKFLSFFESKGHTRMDSASLIPQGDNSLLLINSGMAPLKKYFLGQATPPNVRVTTCQKCIRTPDIERVGKTARHGTYFEMLGNFSFGDYFKTEAIEWAWEFFTKVLELPVDKLYVSVYEQDDEAYDIWIKHIGVAPDHMTRLGKEDNFWEHGSGPCGPCSEIYFDRGPEKGCGSPDCKVGCECDRFVEVWNLVFSQFNSDGKGHYAEMEHKNIDTGMGLERLACVMQGVDNLFEVDTVQNIMQHICRIAGITYKEDPKKDVSLRVITDHVRSTTFMVGDGVTPANEGRGYVLKRLLRRAARHGKMLGIQEPFLYQVAETVIHENENAYPELAEKKDLICKIIRHEEESFAKTIDKGTELLNMFLDRVSSDSLSMLSGADAFKLSDTYGFPLDLTMEIAAERGIKVDEDKFRELMEQQKSMARADRASKVKTSWSNESIADISAPKTEFVGYTQMSCGAKILGIFADGKQVDSIREGDVAALILDRTPFYAESGGQVADTGEIVGNGAFAVADVKKLESGHFMHMGSLEDGILKVGDEVSAQIDADRRMSIMRNHTAAHLLQAALRQVLGDHVHQAGQLVNAEHCRFDFSHFNAMTSEELQAVEDLVNRKIFEALPITMQEMPIEEARKLGAMALFGEKYGNIVRVVSMEGFSTEFCGGTHLDNTSRVGLFKILSESSVAAGVRRIEAVTGTGVLKSYQEMQQRLHFAASALKLGNPLELVERCTAMIAELKEKEHQIDALNMKIADSQISGLFENAKEISGVRVISAFFNGTGADMLRQMGDQVKDRLDGNIVAVFAGMNGEKGTFYCVCGKEAVKKGAHAGKIVQRVSAITGGKGGGRPDSAMAGIGKQYMVDEALAALDAIVGEMLGSAAN from the coding sequence ATGCAGTGGCAAGGACTGAACGAATTACGTGAAAAATTTCTCTCATTCTTTGAGAGTAAGGGGCATACCCGGATGGACAGTGCGTCCCTGATCCCCCAGGGGGACAACAGTCTCCTTCTGATCAATTCCGGCATGGCACCGTTGAAGAAATACTTCCTGGGGCAGGCGACACCTCCCAATGTGCGTGTGACCACCTGTCAGAAGTGTATTCGTACCCCGGATATTGAACGTGTGGGCAAGACTGCCCGTCACGGTACCTACTTTGAAATGCTGGGGAACTTCTCCTTTGGGGATTACTTCAAAACTGAAGCCATTGAGTGGGCATGGGAGTTTTTCACCAAGGTGCTGGAGCTGCCGGTGGACAAGCTGTACGTTTCCGTATACGAACAGGACGATGAGGCTTACGACATCTGGATCAAGCACATCGGCGTTGCGCCGGATCATATGACCCGACTGGGCAAGGAGGATAACTTCTGGGAGCATGGCTCCGGTCCCTGCGGTCCCTGCTCTGAAATCTACTTTGACCGGGGTCCGGAAAAGGGCTGCGGTTCTCCCGATTGTAAGGTGGGCTGCGAATGTGACCGGTTTGTTGAGGTATGGAATCTGGTATTCAGCCAGTTCAACAGCGACGGCAAGGGGCACTACGCAGAAATGGAGCACAAGAACATCGACACCGGCATGGGTCTGGAGCGTCTGGCATGCGTGATGCAGGGCGTGGACAACCTGTTTGAGGTGGATACGGTGCAGAATATTATGCAGCACATTTGCCGCATTGCCGGGATCACCTACAAGGAGGATCCGAAAAAGGATGTTTCTCTCCGTGTCATCACCGACCATGTGCGCAGTACTACCTTTATGGTGGGGGACGGTGTGACTCCTGCAAACGAAGGCAGAGGCTATGTGCTCAAGCGACTGCTGCGGCGGGCTGCACGGCATGGAAAGATGCTGGGCATCCAGGAGCCCTTCCTGTATCAGGTCGCAGAGACCGTCATTCACGAGAATGAGAATGCGTATCCGGAGCTGGCAGAAAAGAAGGATCTGATCTGCAAGATCATCCGTCACGAGGAAGAAAGCTTTGCCAAGACCATCGACAAGGGCACGGAGCTGCTGAACATGTTCCTGGATCGGGTCAGCTCCGACAGCCTGTCCATGCTTTCCGGTGCAGACGCATTCAAGCTCAGCGACACCTATGGCTTCCCTCTGGATCTGACCATGGAGATCGCAGCAGAGCGGGGCATCAAGGTGGACGAGGACAAGTTCCGGGAGCTGATGGAGCAGCAGAAGTCCATGGCACGGGCGGATCGTGCATCCAAGGTCAAGACCTCCTGGAGCAACGAGAGCATTGCGGATATCTCCGCACCCAAGACGGAATTTGTGGGCTACACCCAGATGTCCTGCGGCGCAAAGATCCTGGGAATCTTTGCGGACGGCAAGCAGGTGGACAGCATCCGTGAAGGGGATGTGGCGGCTCTGATCCTGGATCGTACCCCCTTCTATGCAGAAAGCGGCGGACAGGTTGCGGATACCGGTGAGATTGTGGGCAACGGTGCATTTGCGGTTGCAGACGTGAAAAAGCTGGAAAGCGGTCACTTCATGCACATGGGTTCTCTGGAGGACGGCATCCTGAAGGTAGGGGATGAGGTGTCTGCCCAGATCGATGCGGATCGGCGTATGTCCATCATGCGGAACCATACAGCAGCACATCTGCTGCAGGCAGCCCTTCGCCAGGTGTTGGGAGATCATGTACACCAGGCAGGTCAGCTGGTCAATGCGGAGCACTGCCGGTTTGACTTCTCCCACTTCAACGCTATGACGTCTGAGGAGCTGCAGGCAGTGGAGGATCTGGTAAACCGGAAGATTTTCGAGGCACTGCCCATCACCATGCAGGAAATGCCCATTGAGGAAGCAAGAAAGCTGGGGGCAATGGCACTGTTCGGTGAAAAGTACGGCAATATTGTCCGGGTTGTCAGCATGGAGGGCTTCTCTACGGAGTTCTGCGGCGGTACCCATCTGGACAACACCTCCCGGGTGGGTCTGTTCAAGATCCTTTCCGAAAGCTCTGTAGCAGCCGGAGTGCGCCGGATCGAGGCAGTCACCGGTACCGGCGTGCTGAAGTCCTATCAGGAAATGCAGCAGCGTCTGCATTTTGCAGCCAGTGCGCTGAAGCTGGGGAATCCCCTGGAGCTGGTTGAGCGCTGCACAGCTATGATCGCAGAGCTGAAGGAGAAGGAGCATCAGATCGATGCGTTGAACATGAAGATCGCAGACAGTCAGATTTCCGGTCTGTTTGAGAATGCAAAGGAAATCTCCGGCGTGCGTGTGATTTCCGCATTCTTCAACGGCACCGGGGCAGACATGCTCCGGCAGATGGGCGACCAGGTGAAGGATCGGCTGGACGGTAACATTGTGGCTGTATTCGCCGGCATGAACGGGGAGAAGGGCACCTTCTACTGTGTCTGCGGCAAGGAAGCGGTCAAGAAGGGCGCTCACGCAGGCAAGATCGTACAGCGTGTATCTGCCATTACCGGCGGCAAGGGCGGCGGACGTCCGGACAGCGCAATGGCGGGCATCGGCAAACAGTATATGGTGGATGAAGCATTGGCTGCTCTGGACGCCATCGTCGGCGAGATGCTGGGCAGCGCAGCAAATTAA
- a CDS encoding histidine triad nucleotide-binding protein, whose translation MDCLFCNIIAGNVPSTKIYEDDQMYVFKDIAPIAPVHYLMIPKQHISGVSALTEENAAVVAHIFAVAAKLAKEAGLDKGFRIVTNCGDDAGQTVHHLHFHLLGGKQMGWSAESGV comes from the coding sequence ATGGATTGCTTATTTTGTAACATCATTGCCGGGAACGTTCCCAGCACGAAGATCTATGAGGATGACCAGATGTATGTGTTCAAGGATATTGCGCCTATTGCACCGGTACACTATCTGATGATCCCCAAGCAGCATATTTCCGGGGTCAGTGCCCTGACGGAGGAGAATGCTGCGGTAGTGGCACATATTTTTGCAGTGGCCGCAAAGCTTGCAAAGGAAGCCGGTCTGGACAAGGGCTTCCGGATCGTGACCAACTGCGGTGACGATGCGGGGCAGACTGTACATCATTTGCATTTCCATCTGCTGGGCGGTAAGCAGATGGGCTGGAGTGCGGAGAGTGGCGTATGA